The uncultured Carboxylicivirga sp. genomic interval ACCTCTGCAAATTCAATTAATCTTGCACGTTTTTTACCACAAATGGTATATTACTTTTATGCTTATGCACAAGCGGTGAAACAAGGTAAGAAAGAAATTGTAGTGTCTGTTCCTAGTGGAAATTTTGGTAACCTAACTGCCGGATTAATAGCATATAAGATGGGTTTGCCGGTGAAACACTTTATTGCAGCAACCAACATTAATGATATTGTTCCTAAATATCTTGATTCAGGAGTTTATTCTCCGGCTAAAAGTATTTCAACACCTGCAAATGCAATGGATGTAGGTGATCCAAGTAATTTTGTACGGGTTCAGGAAATATTTAACAAGAGCTTAGATCAAATTAAAGAAACGGTAACTGGCTTTGTTTGTAAAAACGAAGAAATCTTCGAAATGATTGCTAAAGTTTTTACTGAAGAAGGTTATATTCTCGATCCACATGGAGCTATTGGATATAAATCTTTACAGGAATTGTTAAAAAATGATGAGTTTGGTATATTTCTTGCAACAGCTCACCCAGCTAAGTTTCCCGAAACGGTAGAGGAAATTATTAAACAAAAAGTTGAGCAACCCGATCGGTTAAAAGCGTTTTTAGCTGGAATAAAAAATGTGGAGGAGTTATCACAAGATTTCGAAACATTTAAGCAATTCTTACTGAAGACATGTAAATAACAACTTTAAAGAAATTTTGCCATATTTTATAGGGTTTTTCAAAAAAAAACTATTTTTACGGGCATTGAAACGAATCAAGTCTATAAAATAAAGATTAAAAAATTATTATTATGAGGTATTTAGCAACTTTATCCTTTTTGATGTTGATGTTTGTTGGAGCTATGGCTCAGGACAAAAGTGCTGCAGAGCTGAAAAATGAAGGAAATGATGCTCTTAAAGCAAAAGATTATAAAACAGCATTAAGCTCCTACGAACAAGCTATCGCATCATGGGGAGATGAAGAAATGGACGCTGCCATGGTATATAATACTGCTACATGTGCACGTAAAATTAAAGATTATGAGAAGACTATAAAGTATTTAAATCAATGTATTGACCTTGATTATAAAGCTGATATTTCTACCTATTATATTGCTACTTCTTACGATAAATTAGAACAAGAAGATAAAATGGTAGAGGTACTTACTGGAGGTATTGAAAAATACAGCACAAGTAAGTATGTCGGTCACATGAAAAAAATGTTGGCTACTTACTATGTAAAACAAAGTAATGCATTGTATTCTGAAGGTCAAACTATTTTGAATACCCGTACTGCTGATAATAACGATCAGTGGGATGCTATTAAAGAAAAAGCAAAAGTTGTATTTGACAAGGCCGCTGATTTTGCAAATAAAGCATTAGAAGTTCAACCTACAAATGCAAATGCTAAAACAATTCTTGCTGGTATTGAAACAATGTTGGCTAGCTAGTTAAAGTCTTCAAAAAATATTATAAAGCGTCTGTTTCTGCAGACGCTTTTTTTGTGTCTAAAAACTTAAGTATTTGCTTTATCTTTGCACCCTTGCTAAAATAAAAATAGTACAAATTTGAATTTCGATACATCACATATAGATTTACCTATTGTAGAGGTTGTACCTGAAATAAGGGAACAATTAGTAACTGATAATCGGTTAATTATACATGCACCTCCGGGAACAGGAAAGAGTACGATAGTTCCTCTTGCTTTACTCAATGAACCATGGTTGGCTCAAAAGAAAATTATTGTATTGGAACCAAGGAGGTTGGCTGCTCGAAGTATTGCATCTCGAATGTCAGATTTAGTAGGTGAAAAGGTAGGAAAGACTGTAGGATATCGTATTCGTTTTGATAATGTAATTAGTGATAGTACGCGAATAGAAGTTGTTACAGAAGGAATTCTTACTCGTATGCTTCAAAGCGATAATGCTCTCGAAGATGTTGGATTGGTAATATTTGATGAGTTCCATGAACGTAATTTATTTGGCGACCTGGCATTGGCTCTTTCTTTGGAATCTCAGCAGGTACTAAGGAATGATTTACGCATTATTGTTATGTCGGCAACATTAGATGTGACTAATCTATCGCAGTTGTTGAATAGTAAGGTGGTTCAAAGTGATGGAAGGCAGTTTCCCGTAGAGATTAAGTATACCGGCGACTCTGATATGTATATGATTCCTGAGCTTACAGCAAGAATTGTATCGAAAGTATTGAATGAAGAGGAAGGTGATATTTTGGTGTTTCTTCCGGGTGAAGGTGAAATCAGAAAATGTGAATCTTTACTAAACGGAAAGGTTGGGAATACGCAGATTCATCCATTGTATGGGCAGTTGAATTCATCGAAACAATATGCTGCTATTATGCCGGATAAGCAAGGAAGGCGAAAAATAGTTTTAGCTACGTCAATAGCCGAAACCAGTTTAACCATTGAAGGTGTAAAGGTTGTTGTTGACTCTGGTTTCGGGCGCACTATGCGTTTCGATAGCCGATCTGGCTTATCTCGATTAGAAACGATTGAGATAACGAAAGATTCGGCAGATCAGCGGGCGGGACGTGCTGGTCGATTAGGGGCTGGTGTTTGTTATCGAATGTGGACTAATGCTAGTCATCATCAAAAGATAGAACATCAAACACCTGAAATTGAAGATGCAGATTTAGCATCGTTAATGCTCGATATTGCTAAATGGGGTGTTAATGACATAGAATCGCTGCATTGGTTAACCTTACCACCTAAAGGTCATGTGCGGCAAGCAAAAAATGTACTTCATCAGATAAATGCGTTAGATAATGGTAATATTACAGAGCATGGTAAGCAGTTAAGTAAAATTCCTTGTCATCCGCGAATAGCGCATATGTTATTGAAAGCCGAAGATGAAGGTTTAAGTTCTTTGGCTGTTGATGTAGCAGCTGTTCTGGAAGAACGTGATCCATTAGGCAAAGAAGCAGGAATAGATATTAATTTAAGAATTGAAGCTTTACGCAGGTATAGAAGTGGAAATCTTAAGAGCAATAAACTAAAGCGAATTGAGCAAATTTCATCTCAATACAGAAAAATGCTGAATTGTGAGGTGGATAATAGCGATTTTGATCCATTTGAGACAGGGTTGCTGTTAGCTTTTACCTATCCTGAGCGTATTGCTCATTGTAAACCAGGTAATAATGCCCAATTTAAATTAGCCAATGGTAGAATAGCAGCTGCAGGTCATCAGGACGATTTAGCCCACGAAGAATGGTTAGCTATAGCTAATTTAAATGCTTCGGATGGGGTTGGACGCATTTTTTTAGCGTCCCCGTTAAATCCACGTGATTTGATTTCGATGGTTAAAAATGTAGATCGGGTTAGCTGGAACACAAAAGAGGGCGGTTTTAAAGCCGTTAACGAATTACGTATTGGTAATATTGTACTTCAGAGTAAGCCATTAATGGATTATGATGAAAATTCGAAGATTGAAGCTATCTGTAATGCAATCAAAAAGGAAGGGATAAGTTTACTTGATTTTAATAAAGAGGTGGTTCAATGGCAAAATAGGGTATTAAGTCTTCGTTTATGGAATCGAGATCAAGGCTGGCCAGATGTTTCGGATAATGAGTTAATCGATACTTGTGAACAGTGGTTAGCTCCATATTTGAATACGGTTAAAAGGCCGGAAGACCTCAAAAAGATTAATCTAAAAGACGTACTTCAGCATTATTTGCCGTATGAGCTTCAGCAACAGTTAGATATTTTGGCACCAGAACGTATAGAGGTACCAAGTGGATCTAAAATTAAGATACAATATTCAGAGAATGGGGATAAGCCTGTTTTACCAGTTCGATTGCAGGAAGTGTTTGGGATGTTAGAAACTCCATCGATCAATAATGGAAAAAATAGTATGTTGATGCATCTTTTGTCGCCTGGTTTTAAACCTGTACAAATAACAGGTGATTTAAAGAGTTTTTGGAACAATGCTTACTTCGAGGTAAGAAAAGAACTTAGGGCACGTTATCCAAAACACGAATGGCCTGAAAATCCATTGGAAGCAAAGGCTATTAAAGGAGTTAAGAAAAAGATACAGAAACACTAAGTATCAATGCGAATCAACAGTTGAATCTACTTTGGGGTTTCTTTATAATACGTTCATATTCCCCGTGTTCCAACCGTGGCTATTCATATTAAATCCTTTCAGTATTTGAAAATGTCCGAAAGGCATTTTCAATAATAGCCTCATACAGAGCCGGGCTAACTATTCGACTAATGATACAAGCCCGAAAGTGGGTTGAACGTTGCTATAAAAACAATTTGAACTATTGATACGCATTATCAGTAAAAAAGTGTTCCGTGATAAATAAGGCGCAGGTGGGATGTAAAATAATGTACTATCATAAAAGGCAGACATATAGCGCTTTAACTATTGCGTACTCTACCTGATGCGGAAACTTCTTCAAATGCGAGGAAATTGCAATGTAAAAGAGCGAAAAGAAGAATTGGTTACATGTATTCAATTGAAGAGCTGAGTAAACTAATGCATAAATACAAAATAGTAGTTCAATGTGCGGGCCCTTATTTTGCTGCTAATCCTGAAATAATACAGCCACTGAATATTTTGATACAATGAAATAATAGGAAAGGAAAATCCGCAAGCACTGTTAGTTTAAATTTATAGTGAGTAAGATTATGTACGTATTAATTATAACACATAGTCTTTGAAATAAATGATTCAGACTAATTTTCACACCATTGACAGGTGGTTTTAAATATGCAAATTATTAGAATAGAAAGCAGCTTATGAATCAACGATAAACTGCTTTCGTTTTTATATAACTTTAAGGGATTTTTTTCATCTGCTGGTTTTCAATTAGTTCACCTGATACACCTAGACAATAAGTGCACGAATTCAATACCTCTGATGAATTTAAAAAGTTCAGTGCTTTTGTTTTAAAGTCGCTGTCATTTATGGCTATGCTGTCCTGTTCTGAAAGTTTTTCCATTCCATTTTTGTCTGTATGCAAATAATCGTCAATATATGCAGCACGCGTACATTTGAAAAAGCGATTGTTCCGAACCATTAAACAACGGTGTCGCATCCAACAATCGTTGTAAATTTGCTGAATTTCTTCTTTGTCAGTTAGTGTTTCTTTGGCAAAAATAGTGTTAAACTGATCCACTGATTTTATATTGTAAATAACACCATGTTTTTTTGCAAGTTGCTTAATGTGTTCAATGTTATTTTTACTAACCGGTGCACTTCTGTAGTTCGAAATCCAGATTTGATCGATGTGTTGAAAAATATCCTCATTTAGCTTTTTCGCCAGTAAACCATTACTTGTAATGCGCAATAAGGTTTTTGGGAAATAAGACTTTACCTTTTTAACAATCAAATCAATGTCTGGATGAAGTAGGGGTTCGCCTCCTGAGAGTTTAATTACCTCCGGATTAATATGATTTTTAAGAAAAATGCAAATCAGCTCTATTTCATCAAGGCTCATAAATTTTGGCTGGTTAAATGGAGATATGTTACAGCATTCCACACATTTTAAATTGCAATGTTCACTTAAATGAAATTCGAATGATTCTGTCTGTATTCTATTTTGTTCGATTTTATACTTCTTTTCAGTTGCAGAAACATCACCTTTTTTTATAAAAACAGGTTCCAGTTCTACCAATAGCTCTTTTCGGCAAATATTGCGCTGTTGGTAGTTGATTGTGCATTGAGCCGAAAGAAACTTGGGAATAAGCTTTTGTAATAAATCTAAATCGCTTGTATTCCGGTAATATACAATGATGTGTTGAATATCTTCGACTGCAAAACCGTATTCAATACCATATTGCTTTAAGTTAAACTGACTACCTAAAATTCTCAGGTTTTCAATGGTGTTATATACCTGATCGTATATGTCGTTTGTAAATTGCGAATCTTCACCCTTAATACTGGCTGTACCTGAAGCAAATAGTTTAATCTGATTGTTTTCTTCTATGATGCAAGCCCGGCTAAATACAGGAGGGTATTTTCCATACTTTTCGGAGTATTGATGCGCTGGAATCTGACATTTATTTTCGATGACTTTCAGAATGTGATTGGAGGCCTTAAATGATATTTCGATACAATTATCGCTGCTACCAATAGCCGAAGCTGCAGGAATATGCCACTGGTTTGTGTGGTTTCCAAAATGTTTTTGATAGGCAAGAAAACGCCCTTTGTTAAATTTTTCGTAAACGGGTTCACCACTTGGTAAAATAGTATTAATTGCCGGCACAAAGTGACGGATAAAGCTAATTTTTAAATTTGATTTATTAATGGTTTCAAAAATAGCATCATAAAGGGCAAGTGTAATTGTATCAATATTACTTAAGTCGTTTACCTTATATTTTACATTTCCTTCCAAATAGGAGCTTTCTTTTACGGTATGTATTTCAACGTTTATTTTTTCTGAAATTTCCATCATCTTCGTTAATTGGGTATTAGTTTATAGTTGACTTCAAATTTTAACTGACGTATGTTCTGTTCGTCAATAAGGATATCAAACTCAGTTTGATAACAACGCAGGGCATTTAATTTGCTTTCACAATCATATTCGTTGAAATACTTGATTGCTTTAAAGGAGGGGTTAGGGCCTGGTTGATGAAGCTTTTCGAATTCTCGTTTGTAGTTACTTTCACTCTCAAGTTCGTCCATGTCATTTATAAAGTAGTTGCTTACAAAAGCCAAATGTTGTTCTTTTAAACGGGTAAAGGGACTATTCGAGTATTCATGCTCAATATTACATTGTTGTTTTCGAATGTTACTCCAGTTTTGTACCTGATTATAGGGAGCATCCTCATAAAAATAACACTCACACACCTGATTTTTCAGTATGTTTTTACCTGCATAAAAAGCAAGGTTATGGTCAATGTGTCCGCCAATACCTAAAGGAAAATAGCATTGATTAAAGCCTTTGGGTTTAATCAATGCTGCGATTTTTTTTGTAATATCCTGCAAAAGGACATGATCTGTTGGCGGTGTATGATGATACAATAAGCTAGCAAATGAATAATATTTCTGCGAGCGAAATGGAGCATCTACAAAATCAAAATGAAGGTAAGAAGCTCCAAGTTGTTTCACAGCCTTTGCATCATCGTTTTTTCTTATCAGATGGTTACTTTTTTCATCACCGGCACTAAATATTGTAGCAATAGTAACCTGGTTGCCATTACTAATTTGTTGTGCTATTGTGGCGCCGCAGCTCAATATGACATCGTCAAGATGGGGTGATATATACAAAATTTTATGCATAGTATAGCGAAGGCATAATGGGTTGATGATTGAATAGTACTTTTTGAATGAGTTCTGCAGCTTGTTTAGCTCCTCCATATCGGTCAAAAGATTGTTTTACTCGTTTTACATTTTTCTGATATGGGTTGTTGGTTTCAATTAGCTTTCTTATTTCTGTTCTGTAAGTATTTACATCCGGAAGAAAAGCATCCAGAACTATTCCTGTTTTAGCCCGTTGAATAAATTTTGCTTGTATAAATTGATCGTTACACAATGGCAGTAGTGCAATCGGAATACCTTTTGACATGCATTCGAGTACTGAATTTGCACCTCCATGACTAATCATGATATCAATATGATCTAAAACTTGTAGTTGAGGGACATAGGGGAGTATAATGGCATCTTTAGGAAATTCATTGGCAAATCCTTCGTTGTATAATTCACTTACTGATAAAATCAATTGTACATTCTCATTTTCCAATGCTTTTGCAACGGTTTTAAATAATTCGGGGTAGTAATAGACCTGACTTCCCAACGACATATATACTTTTGTTTTTGATTTATCGAGTTTGTCGAAAGGAAATAGGGTTTCGTCACCCCGATTATTGTTTGCCGGAAATGGAGTGCCTACGTAAAACGAAAAATTATTTTCGCTTAACTCCCGGGGAATATATTCTTCGGTAGAAAACACAATATTCAGCCATGGCGAAATTGCATCACTCACTGAAAATTGAATGTCGGGTTTTGTGTCAGCAAATAATTTAAGTCTTTGTGAGTGATATTTGTTTAAGGTTTCAACCAAATCACAACTCCATTCTGCTGGGGTTATCGGGTTCAAAGAATTAGATACTCCAACCCAAGGGATTTGTTCTTTCTCGGCTACAATAGCTGCAGCATAAACCATTGGGTCTGTTACAATAATCGAAGGATTAAATGAGGCAACCGCATTAGCTATACCTTCAATATGTTGTGGTACTACGTCAATGAGTAACGTTTTAACCCATTTTTCGAGCCATGTTTTGTCTTGTATTTTTTTTGCAAATTCTGCTCCTTTGGTAATAAAATCAGAAGGTATATTGGCTTTATCTGTTGGCGTAAAGCACGTGCAATCAATTTGAGCATTTTTAAGTTGAGCCGATACATCCGCCTGTGCAAAAAAAGCAATTTCAATTCCGAGTTGTTGTATATGCTGGGCAATTCCAATGAGTGGATTAAGATGTCCTTTCTCAGGAATGGTAATGAATAATATTCTTTTATTTTCCACGGTGGTTTAGTTTAGATGGTATTTTTTACCCCAATAAATGGCTGCTATGCAACTAAAAATCATCATGCGTTTCTGCTCAGTCATATGTTTGTCGTGAGCTAGTTTATTCAGGTATTGGGTGTTGAAGTATTGTTCGCAAAAAGGATTTTTTTCTTGCAAAAGGTTAACTAATATTTGCTGATAGGCCCTTGCTAATCGTGGATCGCGTGGTAATGCCGATTTTTTTCGCAAACGTATCTCATCAATGAGTGTTCCTTTAGCAGCTTCCCTTACGACGTATTTTTCAATGTTATTTTTAAATCCAAGCGAAGGGTGAATTGTTTTACTAATCTGATATAAGTTTTGGTTTGCAAAGGGAACTCTGCCCTCCAAACTACTATTCATGGTATGGATATCGCCGTTATGTAAAAGTCTTCCGAGCCAAAGTTTTGTTATTAATGTGGTGGTTGCCAAAATTCTTTCCTCTTTTCCTTTGTCAAAATGGTAACCTGCAGTTTGTGCAATATTTTCATATTTGTGATACAAATAATCTTTAATACCTGTTTGTTTTACAAATGCTGGATTTAAAATATTCAGTCGCTCATTTCCACCAAACAGGTTACTAATGGCTAAAGGCGAGGTGTTGTATTGCTTATTTAACAAGAAAAAATAACCGTAATTCATTTCATCTGCAGCGTCGCCAACCATTACCGCTTTTACATCTTTGGAAGCCTTCTGCGCCAAAAAATGTTGTGATATTTCTTGTTCCCATACACTTATGCGATCGTTATTTGTAACAATTTGTTCTATTTCATTTAGAATCATGTCTTGCGAAATATTTACCTCCTTGTGATTGAGTCGATATTTTTTAATCATCAAATCTGTAAATGGTTTGTCATTTGAGCAAACAATCGTGTCGGGAGAGAATTCTATTTTATCATGATTGTCAAATACAATTCCATAGGTTTTTAAGGTACTGTTTTGTCTTTGTGCCTGAGCTGCGATATACGAAGAATCTAAGCCACCGCTTAAAAAACAACCTATTTCAACATCTGAATGCAATGAATACGATATACTTCTTTCAAATTCATTTCTAAAAGTGGTGATGATGTGTTTTTCATCCCCAAGAGCAGGGTTTATATGCGTTAATGCATAATTTGTTTCCACAATTCCATCCTGATTGACTTGCAGATAAGTACCAGCCTGTAGTATGGCTATTTGATTAAAGAGACTATCCGTAACTCCGCTTAAAGATGGCGAAATAATGGTTTCGGCCAAGGAATACGGATTTATATCTAAACTGTTTGAAAGTACAGACGCCAGTGTTTTTACTTCAGATGCAAAGGTGAATTCGCCATTAATATAACTGTATACAAATGGTTTTACACCTAGTAAATCTCTGGCTGCAAATGCTGTTTGAGTTTCTGTATCCCATATTAAAAAGGAAAACATGCCAATAAAGCGATGTACGCATTGTGTTCCCCAATTAATATAAGCAGCTAAAACAATTTCTGTATCGCTATTTGTCTTAAATGAATAACTTGTATGTAGTTCATCTTTAAGTTGCTGATGGTTATACAATTCTCCGTTGTAAGTGAGAATATACCTTCCGTTATTACTTTTGAATGGTTGCTGTCCATTTTTTATATCAATAATCGAAAGTCGTTGATGACACAATCCATGATTTTCTCCCGTCCATATATTTTGTTCGTCGGGTCCTCTATGGAGCTGTAGTTGTTCCATATTCAAAAGGATCTGACGAATATGTTTTTGAGATTTATTCGAAAATAATACTCCTCCAATTCCGCACATAGGATTATTTCTTATATAGTTTAATTATTCGTTGATCAATATTTAGTCGCTTCATTTCTGCGTATGTTTCTGAAGGAATAAGATTCTTTATACATTCATTATTTGCCATACTTTGTCTGAGTGTTGTTCCTCTTGTTTCTGTATTTATTGTGGGTATTTCCACCTGAATATTTTCGTGTTGAGCCATTTCAATCGCAGAAGGATTTGTACTGAAAAAAACATTAAAGTGAGGAAGCAAAAGCTTTATTTCTTTAAAATTTTCGGCTGTAAACGGATTGTAAGCCATTGGAATAATCCAATAACGATTGGGATAATTGATTTCTAAATAGGCCTTGATCATGCTCATTCTTTCACCTGCCGTTGCTGGATTTGCCAAATTGAATGATTTATCGGCGCATGCAATAATAAAAATCGCTTCATCATATTCACTTAAAATGGATGTAATAAACTCCTTATGTCCATTGTGAAATGGTTGAGCCCTAGAAACAAACAGAGCTCGTGTTTTGTGGTGCTTAATTTTTAGAGGTAGTTCATTACAAGCGATTAATTTTACAGGAACATGATAAACTAAAGGAGCGTAGTTTATGAACAATTTGCTATTCGAAAGAAGAATAGCAAAATCAGGGCAATAGTGACCTAAACGCATAATTAGCTGCATGGTGTCCATATTCTGTTTATGTATAGGAAACAGATAAACGGGCTTGGCAACCATACGTTCCATACTGTTTTTAATCTGTATTAGAATATCCCCAGGTTTTTGTTTGTTCTCTACACAAAACTGAAAAGTTTCCCATATCAGTACCACAATAAATTCATCATAAACCTCACTTAGCTTTTTTATTTCTGCCGGATTGGGTATGACAGGTGTATTAAGAAGTAGTAAAGCTCGTTTCATAGCTGACATTCTTTTACATTGTAGATATTTACAGTGTTAAAACAGGATAAAAATCCTATTCCTTCGGCTAGTTTCCAGATGCCGTTTATTGCATTTTTAATGTAGAGCAGGGACTGTTGTAGTGCAAAAAAACACAACCACTGCTCATAAGCTATTTCTTTTTCAAGTGTATACCATTTGCTAGAACCAAAGTAAAGATTCACAAATGCATCAAATGCTGGTTTATCAATATCAAGCAAGGAATCCGATTTTCCCTTTTTACATATTCTGAATGCTGATAGGATGGCATCTATTTCTTCGTATCCATATTGGGTATGCTCAAAGTCTATAATACCACAGATATTATTGTCTTTAAAAAGAATGTTTTCCAATTGAAAATCCTCATGTATATATTGCATTTTTAACTTAGGAATGATTGACTTTAGATCTGTAAGTATCCGAAATGCATTCGTGGAAAAAGATTGTATGTCAGCTTGGTTTAACTGTTGTATTCCTTTTAAACAATCCCAGTTTGTTTCATTTGCTTGGTTAAGTATTTCGGTATAGTTATTCAGGTAACAATTGGTAATACTTGATGCAGATATAGTTTGTAATTTGCAATTAAGGTCCTTGTACTTTAAAACGATACGCTTTAAATCGTCAACATTGGGAATGTCGTGCCATTGATATTTTGTAGCTCCCTCAATGTAATGAAACAAGTGTATTGCATAGGTTTTATCAATATGTATTTGGCAATGCATTGTGTTGCTTATAGTGCGTATAATTTGTGGTGTGTTCGTTGTGTTTTGCAATGAATCAAGTTTCTCTAACACAATTTCTTCTTGCCTGATAGCAGAGGATGTTTTTGAGAAATGTGAAACCCGAAGAATGAATTTTCCTGTTGTAGTTTTAATCTGATAAAGTAAATTGGAAAAACCGCTTTCTATTCTTTCATAAGTTAAACACGTAACGCCATATTCTAATTGTAGTATATGGATTATTTTCTTCTCAAAAGGAATTGATAACTGTATTTGCCAAGTCATTATATTTCAAAATTAAATCCATGGCTTTTAAGTGCCTGATATTTTTTTTTATCAAAACGGAATTGTCTAGCACTTTTGTGGGCAATTCCTTCTATTTTCTTTTCAACTGGTTCAAGTATGCCTAATTTCAAAAATTTACGGTTAAAGTTTCGCCTGTCTATCTGTATCCCTAATATTGCTTCATAAAGTCTTAAAAGCTGAGGGATGGTAAATACTTCTTCAAGAAGTTCAAATCCAATAGGTTCATATTTTATTTTGCCTTTTAGTCGATCATGAGCTACTCTTAAAATTCTATCATGATCAAATGCTAAGGAAGGAACCTGATCAATAGGAAACCATTTGGCGTCACTGGCATCATCTCCACCAATTAAATTGAAAGCAGTCGATTTAATTAATGCGAAATAGGAAACAGTAATAACTCTTCCCCGAGGATCACGACTGACATCACTAAATGTATACAACTGTTCTAAGAATAAATTTTCTACACCTGTTTCTTCTGCTAATTC includes:
- the thrC gene encoding threonine synthase, with the protein product MQFYSTNNASHKSDLKSAVINGLAPDKGLYMPEEISVLPDSFWQELPKMDLGEIGFHVLKQYFCPVIPEDEFKKLTKEAFNFPIPLQKVSENVSALELFHGPTLAFKDIGARFLARVMAQFTHGMEQHINVLVATSGDTGSAVANGFLGVDGVDVYVLYPKGLVSDVQEKQFTTLGQNITAIEIDGTFDDCQRLVKSAFMDEQLQDKLVLTSANSINLARFLPQMVYYFYAYAQAVKQGKKEIVVSVPSGNFGNLTAGLIAYKMGLPVKHFIAATNINDIVPKYLDSGVYSPAKSISTPANAMDVGDPSNFVRVQEIFNKSLDQIKETVTGFVCKNEEIFEMIAKVFTEEGYILDPHGAIGYKSLQELLKNDEFGIFLATAHPAKFPETVEEIIKQKVEQPDRLKAFLAGIKNVEELSQDFETFKQFLLKTCK
- a CDS encoding tetratricopeptide repeat protein; the protein is MRYLATLSFLMLMFVGAMAQDKSAAELKNEGNDALKAKDYKTALSSYEQAIASWGDEEMDAAMVYNTATCARKIKDYEKTIKYLNQCIDLDYKADISTYYIATSYDKLEQEDKMVEVLTGGIEKYSTSKYVGHMKKMLATYYVKQSNALYSEGQTILNTRTADNNDQWDAIKEKAKVVFDKAADFANKALEVQPTNANAKTILAGIETMLAS
- the hrpB gene encoding ATP-dependent helicase HrpB, yielding MNFDTSHIDLPIVEVVPEIREQLVTDNRLIIHAPPGTGKSTIVPLALLNEPWLAQKKIIVLEPRRLAARSIASRMSDLVGEKVGKTVGYRIRFDNVISDSTRIEVVTEGILTRMLQSDNALEDVGLVIFDEFHERNLFGDLALALSLESQQVLRNDLRIIVMSATLDVTNLSQLLNSKVVQSDGRQFPVEIKYTGDSDMYMIPELTARIVSKVLNEEEGDILVFLPGEGEIRKCESLLNGKVGNTQIHPLYGQLNSSKQYAAIMPDKQGRRKIVLATSIAETSLTIEGVKVVVDSGFGRTMRFDSRSGLSRLETIEITKDSADQRAGRAGRLGAGVCYRMWTNASHHQKIEHQTPEIEDADLASLMLDIAKWGVNDIESLHWLTLPPKGHVRQAKNVLHQINALDNGNITEHGKQLSKIPCHPRIAHMLLKAEDEGLSSLAVDVAAVLEERDPLGKEAGIDINLRIEALRRYRSGNLKSNKLKRIEQISSQYRKMLNCEVDNSDFDPFETGLLLAFTYPERIAHCKPGNNAQFKLANGRIAAAGHQDDLAHEEWLAIANLNASDGVGRIFLASPLNPRDLISMVKNVDRVSWNTKEGGFKAVNELRIGNIVLQSKPLMDYDENSKIEAICNAIKKEGISLLDFNKEVVQWQNRVLSLRLWNRDQGWPDVSDNELIDTCEQWLAPYLNTVKRPEDLKKINLKDVLQHYLPYELQQQLDILAPERIEVPSGSKIKIQYSENGDKPVLPVRLQEVFGMLETPSINNGKNSMLMHLLSPGFKPVQITGDLKSFWNNAYFEVRKELRARYPKHEWPENPLEAKAIKGVKKKIQKH
- a CDS encoding radical SAM protein, with product MMEISEKINVEIHTVKESSYLEGNVKYKVNDLSNIDTITLALYDAIFETINKSNLKISFIRHFVPAINTILPSGEPVYEKFNKGRFLAYQKHFGNHTNQWHIPAASAIGSSDNCIEISFKASNHILKVIENKCQIPAHQYSEKYGKYPPVFSRACIIEENNQIKLFASGTASIKGEDSQFTNDIYDQVYNTIENLRILGSQFNLKQYGIEYGFAVEDIQHIIVYYRNTSDLDLLQKLIPKFLSAQCTINYQQRNICRKELLVELEPVFIKKGDVSATEKKYKIEQNRIQTESFEFHLSEHCNLKCVECCNISPFNQPKFMSLDEIELICIFLKNHINPEVIKLSGGEPLLHPDIDLIVKKVKSYFPKTLLRITSNGLLAKKLNEDIFQHIDQIWISNYRSAPVSKNNIEHIKQLAKKHGVIYNIKSVDQFNTIFAKETLTDKEEIQQIYNDCWMRHRCLMVRNNRFFKCTRAAYIDDYLHTDKNGMEKLSEQDSIAINDSDFKTKALNFLNSSEVLNSCTYCLGVSGELIENQQMKKIP
- a CDS encoding PIG-L family deacetylase, whose amino-acid sequence is MHKILYISPHLDDVILSCGATIAQQISNGNQVTIATIFSAGDEKSNHLIRKNDDAKAVKQLGASYLHFDFVDAPFRSQKYYSFASLLYHHTPPTDHVLLQDITKKIAALIKPKGFNQCYFPLGIGGHIDHNLAFYAGKNILKNQVCECYFYEDAPYNQVQNWSNIRKQQCNIEHEYSNSPFTRLKEQHLAFVSNYFINDMDELESESNYKREFEKLHQPGPNPSFKAIKYFNEYDCESKLNALRCYQTEFDILIDEQNIRQLKFEVNYKLIPN
- a CDS encoding glycosyltransferase, with the protein product MENKRILFITIPEKGHLNPLIGIAQHIQQLGIEIAFFAQADVSAQLKNAQIDCTCFTPTDKANIPSDFITKGAEFAKKIQDKTWLEKWVKTLLIDVVPQHIEGIANAVASFNPSIIVTDPMVYAAAIVAEKEQIPWVGVSNSLNPITPAEWSCDLVETLNKYHSQRLKLFADTKPDIQFSVSDAISPWLNIVFSTEEYIPRELSENNFSFYVGTPFPANNNRGDETLFPFDKLDKSKTKVYMSLGSQVYYYPELFKTVAKALENENVQLILSVSELYNEGFANEFPKDAIILPYVPQLQVLDHIDIMISHGGANSVLECMSKGIPIALLPLCNDQFIQAKFIQRAKTGIVLDAFLPDVNTYRTEIRKLIETNNPYQKNVKRVKQSFDRYGGAKQAAELIQKVLFNHQPIMPSLYYA